From Rissa tridactyla isolate bRisTri1 chromosome 10, bRisTri1.patW.cur.20221130, whole genome shotgun sequence:
CGTGAAAGGTGGAAATGCACCTGTTGATGACAGTGAAAAAATAAAGTAcatgtttaaatgcatttttcatattCATTCCCAACATGAAAGGGATGCATGCAGGCCTTGCTTCTGCGCCCCCCCCTCCCGCTGCAGTGAGCGAAGGCAGGGGCATTGTCTGCGGTCCCcagctcccgctgccccccacgcAGGGAAAGCCCCCGCCGCTGGAgcccccctccagcccagctGTCCCCCCGCCAAGGGCTGTGTCACAGCGAGCGTCACGCCATGGAACAAAGCGGCGTGCAGGTCTCAAGTGCGTGGTGCCGTGCTCTATAAACAAAAGCATCGTTACACGGAGCACACTTGGGTCTTGCGTTCAAAGCGTCGTTTCCCATCGGATTCCTTCATTTTCTTAGTCTAGTGCTCCTTCTGCACCTCCCCTCCCGCTTTCCATCAACACACAGTCAGAAAACTTTATTTACAGGTATTTCTTAACAATAAAAAATCCATGCCATAAGCATGACCTTGTGCGTTACAGAGCAAGAAAATTGCATTGGTGTAAAAGACTAAATGCGATCTGCGGTAAACCCAAAGCAAAAGCTTGGCCTTGGGGGACTCAGCGGGAGTTTTTCTGTTAAACCCCATGGAGTCCAGCCGGCATCCCAAACGCCTGCCTTCAGAGAAGCCTTTGAGCACACTCAGCAAACGTGTTATTGCACAGATGCCCTGACCCTGCTGTGGTGTCGCTCCCCTGGCCCCCGCTGCCCCGCACGCGCAACCTCACACAGCACACGGAGCCAGAGAGGGGTAAGGACACCCGGGCACCAGCGCTGTCCCCCCACattgtccccagccctgtcccctctgcccccctgcccgTGGTGGCAGGACTGCCCTGCTCTGTACCGGcggtgccatggggctggggggcagcagggctggcacccagcagggatgcagggatggggctgtCTCTGCCCCACAGCGCTTCAAGTGCAGCAAGCGCGCCCACGTTGAGAGCGCGGTGCCCACGGCACTGCCCCATCCTGTGGGATTCCTGCTGCAGGCGGTGGTGGGGCCGGGTGCTGATGCCCGTGTGCCCGGGCTGGCACCTctcaccctgtgctgctgccccttgcATCCAATGGGGACATAACATGCCTGCCCCAGTGGCACGGGATCATTCGGGGCAAAACCTGTCCCTCCCAGTGGTACCTAAAAGCCACCGATGACAGTGGTTTGGGGGCTCAGAAGCAGGTTCCTGGCATCCAGTCCCAGGCAGCACTGAAACTTGGACGACAgaagtcctcctcctcccccctcagtTAAATAATGACTGCTGTACATGCTCACACGTGCACAGACATATATACACCTATTTACACAGAACCCCCCTTGCTTGTCCGAATcccagcttttccctgggaagcgctggaggcagcagggcGGCGGAGCGAGGTCCCGGCCGGCGATGCCCTCACGTCATGGATGGATGCGTGAAGCTCCTCTGGCTCGTGCTCTTGCAGCTGAGGACGAAGGAGGAGGAGTTGCTCTTCTTGCTGACGCTGAGGTCGCACGCCGGCCGCGACTTCAGGTAGCGCGTGGAGCAGCAGAGGAAGCGCCGCATCAGGTCGTGGAAGAGGTGCCCGGTGTACAGCATGTAGATCCAGGGGTTGCAGCAGCTGTTGAGGCTGGCCAGGAGCATGGCGATGATGAAGGGGGAGGCTGCAAGGCAGAGAGCACAGCAGCGTCAGGACACAGCGCGGGTGGTGAGAATCACTACCCTGGGGTGCCAGGCACACACCGCGGTGGGCTCTGCCGGGAGCCCGAGAGCCCTGAGCTCTGCCGGCATTGCAATGCCTGCAGGAACATCACGGTCGGTATATCCGTAAAGAGCTGGCAAATAAAGGGGGGGAAGCGAGTCTGGTTTTAAGCAACTCAGTTCtaggttttttcccccaggagaGCTGTGTTTCCCCGCTCAGCTCCTGCGCTGCTGCCTGCTCAGCGCTACCCTAGAAATGCCTGGCcgaggggcagagctgcccccagcACCACCTGCGCAATTTGCCTCTGCGGTGCCCAAAGCGGGGAGGAGCGAGGGCAGCCTCTCCGAGTTGCCATGGCAAAGAGCAGGACCGGGAACAAAAAGAGCTGCGTGGCTCGTTTTTCCCCACCTGTGGCCGATTTGGGGCTGACTAGCAGCTTCCATCTGCTCCGGCTGTGGGGAAGCCACACTATCCCTCGGCCCCAGGGCGTCCCCAGCTCCCGGGCTGTCCCCACCACCAACACAGGGCCGACAGGACAGCGCCCTGCGTCCCATCCCTGCCACATCTGTGCCTCTTTGCCCGGCGCTCTTCCAGGCCCAGGAGGGtggcatttttcttcccctggATTAATTTTCACATACGACACTCTGCCAGGGGAAATGAAGGCCATTTCCATCTCAGTAATGACGCCCAGGAGCCTGGCAATGCCTGCTGGCTGCAAGCGGAACGCTGGCGACAGGAGGCGATGGTGGCAGCGGGGTAACAGGATGCCAAGTCTCTGCCATTCCCGGGGCACAAAGTACCCGACAGTCTGGCGAGAATGGGCCGGTGGGACTCGCACCCGCCgtggcagccccggccccccgtgGGGCAACTCCCCCAGAAGCGGCTGCGGGCAGGGACAGAGCCTTTGTTCTGCTCCCCGCGTTCTCAGCCCGGCCCCTCGTCCCCTTCTGCTCGCAGGGGACGTGCCAGCAGCGAGGACGCATGCTTGGGTTTGGCTGCTTCTGGTCCCCTTCTGCCTCTGCAAAAATCCACTCGCAGTTTTTAAACTAGAAAACAAGTGTGAATAATGAATACTAGTTTCCAAATTCACCTTTAACCAACTCATGCATAATTCCTGCTCTAGTGATGTCTGGTCCAACCGCTTTTAATTTCAAGCATATGCTAAAAGGAATCCATGGGGAATGGCTTACAAATCCTGGGCACAAGACCTGAAATTCATCATAGCATTTCTATCCacttaaaaaaatccatccccGGCTGACTCAGCTCTTCTCTCTCTGAGGGAGATAAATTGAATTTCATGGAGCTTACTGCAGGGCAGGAATTAAGCATGGATCTCTccctcctcagcagggctgctggagaTCCCCGAGGGGTGCTGCAAAGAGCAAGCTCTGCTCCTCACAGACCTTCCCTCTCCTCAGGCTCCAACACCCCCACGCGGGATGGGGTCGGCGCGCTCTCCGGAGGGGTCGGCAGAGGCAGGAGGCCGTGCCCGGGGAAGGGCTGCCGGACCCGCTGCCAACGCTGCTGCAGAGGGAAATGAAATGAGGACTGCTCCTTAACTCCCACACCCAGACAGATGCGATCACTCACAGCCCACGACTCAAGGCATCAGCTCCCGAGATTAAGGGACCAATATAACGGAGTTGCACTGCTTCACAGCCTCACTATTACCTTCACAGATGCTTTAGGCCAACTTTGACTGAAAGCTCAAAATGCCACATGTATCTTAAATTATCTGTAAGGTGCGTGGAGCAGAAACCTCATTTAAACTAATGTTCTGTGAAGGATCCCCAGAGCCGAAGCTGACACCTGAATCACaacctgcagctccagcccacACTTCCAGAGGCTGTAGGTTTGCACAGCTGGCAAAGGTGGGGACCACCGCTGCCTGTCCCGGGGACACCCCACTGCCAAGGGGGGACATCTGATTTCCCGATACCCCAccgacacccccagcccctcccggGGCACGCAGCAGACCCACTGACAACCCTGGCACCGCAGCAGGGCTCCAAAGTGTTCAGCACAGACTTTGAGGCACTGTCACCTGCCCagggcagcctggggaagggacacCCAGGGGCTGCCTGGCCCCGACATTCCGTGCAGCCCGATGCTGAGCAGGGCGATAGcgtggcggggggagagggggcgtGGGGCCACATGGGTGGCATAGCCTGGgaccccagccccatcctgcgCTGCCTGGCACTGCTCAGGGCGAGGGTCCAGCCTCTGCGCTTCACTTGCCttattttatttaagttgttttttgaaGTGAGGAAGACCTGTGTAGAAAGCCATTGAAGCGGATCAGTACTAGCAGGGTGAGACCCCTCTGATTATCACTCTATAACTAGGAAAAGAGAGCTGCTTCAGTTTGTTTCCTTTACAGCCTCATCTTTTACCCCTGACACACCCCAAACCGCAGCAGACTTTGCCCCTGCGAAGGTGCAAGCACGGCCCGTGACAGGCCGGGCCAGGCACCGGGCAGGAGCAGTATCGGAGCTATACCCACAGCAGACCAAGCGCCGCGCATCCCTCTGCTAACGGCTGACACCTGCGTCTCACCGCGCTCCGGGATGCAATGCACAGGCAGAAACCTGCAGGGCGCCTGCTCGGGATTCATTAGGATTCAGGTAGGTATAAGGAGACCTTCCCTTGCCAAGGACACTCTTTATGTCATCCTACATAGAGAAACCTAAATATTGCCTTAAGTAAGCGACCCTCCATCACACAGCCTTTGTGATCTGCTCGTCACCTCCCGGGGTGCAGCCCCTCGGTGCTGCAGACACGACAGAGCCCCGGGCTGCACAGCGAGCACCCTGCCCGCCTGCGTCCCTTCCTTCCCCAACATGATGCCCGTGCAGACTGCAAAGCCTGCAAGATGAGAAACAGCCGAACTCCCTGTCTGCCACGGGGCACGCCTCGGTCAGGCGCCCCAATGCTGCCCGGCCAAGGCAGCCCAAGCCTCGGAGCAAAGGAGAAGAGATCCGGGACGCTGGGCAGCGCGGTCAGGAACGCAGCAGACAAAGCCCGtttcttctgcagagatggggACCCTGCCGCCCCTCTCATGCCTCTGGgctgccagggaggaggagggtgggcctgggaggaagggctggggtCTCCCGGCATTCACCGTACACAATAACCCGCCCGAGGCTTTTCCTCCCCGTGCCATGAAAGCCTCCAGCAAATGCCCTGGCAAAACTACCACCCTTTACTGCAGACACGGGCCCCCGAGCAACAGAAAGGTGAAGGAAAGGGGAGTTCGTTACAACTCAGCTGGGCTGGAGCTTCACAAAAGCAAAGCCAAGCCGAAAGGAAAGGCGTCGCGGGGCCGATTGCGCCGGGGGGAGCACGGGAAAGGTTCCCGAgtcagcaggcagggctgggagcacacaccccgccgtccccccgcgccgcccggaCCAGCACGGACGCAGGGGTTTGTTTGCGGATGAGTCAGGTGGAAGCACTCCAGATTGCAGGTTTGACATACAGCGAAAGGGAGAGATGCGACTTCATCCCAGGCTGCATCTAAAAGCTAGAAGTTTCTGCCAGCCTGAATCAGGTGGAAAACCAAGAGATGGCCGCCTGGAACACCTAGGGAGGTTTAAAAAGCTGTGCTTCACTCCTCCACCTGAAATaaaaggagcagagaggagcaatAAAGGCAAAGTAAGGAGAGCTGGAGCCAGGCAGGCTACCAGCTTCCGTTTCTGGTAGAAGAGATGTGAACGGGCTGGGGGAGACGGCAGGTTTTCCACCGAGTGCTATATAGCTGGAACAGGGTTAAAGAGGGGAAAGGAGTGCCGGTGTAAGCAAGCCGAGCCCTCCGCTGCACAGCCCCTGCCGCggcggagctgccgggggagctgggagggggccGCAGCTCATCATTGCTCTTTGATGTCCCCAGACTCAGCATTTTGGCTGAGTTGGCTCAGTCTGTCCAAGGAGAAGCTGTCCCTGGACGCACTTTTCTCACACCTCACAAACTTGTGCAgagtttttcttttaagctttccCGGGCGGTTCTCCCTGTGGGTGCAGAGGGACCATCAGCcacctctgcccggggacagcaGACACGCACAGCTACAAGTGTGCAAAAGGAAGGAGGGTAATATATTTGACTCTGTCTGCAACCTTAGTGATGACAGGAGCAGCCAGCACCAAGTATAAAAAATGGCAAATCAGTGACACCACGTCCTTTCGGAAAAGCGTTTGCCCATAAATCAGTGGCTTTCTGCAGGAACTGTGCTTATTAGTCAGAGACAAAATAACAGCAGCTCTGTCCCGGGGTGGATGGGAAtgggagaagagcagagagaaaagagggcAAAAGAGTAGAAAGCAAAGAAGTCAGTGAGGACAAAAcgataaagcaaaagaaaagaaatcggTCACTAACGCTGTGCAGTTTTTCTCCTGAGGCCGGCGCGGGGCTGAGCTCCCACCAGCCCCCACGATGCTCCAGCACCCAGGGTGGGCAACGGAGCCAACAGGAACCCCGGAGCAGCCCCGGAGGGCTGAGCTCCCACACCCGGGGACAGTGAAAACCTCCCGAGCCACCATCCACACAGCCCGAGCCCTGAGTTGTGGTGGCCCTGAACTTGCCGGGGGCTGAGCCAGCCCTCGCCTGCACCAGGGAAGCTCAcgtgcggctgctgctgcctctcggGTGTTTTCCCATTTCAGGACTTTTTCCTgtctccctcccagcccccgAGACCCGGCTCGGAGCAGTTTCTGGCTGTCGCTCGCAGACCCCGGGCCCGCTGCCGATGTCCCTGCGGCCACTGAGCTAAGCAGTCCATGCAAACAAAGGGCTATGGGAGGGGGAGGACATACCTTCCTGCGGAGCATTCGTGTCCCACACAGACCAcatctgcacaaaaaaaaagggagtccAGCACACTATGAAAGCTAACACTATGATGAAGGTCATTTTGACTGTCCGGATCTTGGCTTTGGAGATGAGCCTCGTGCTGCTGACCCTGGCAAACGTcgtcctgctgcaggagctggagctcagACCCACATTGGGCCCATGAGCTGTCTTAAGCTTCACATTCTGCCAGATTTTGAAGCTGATTAAGCCATAGCAGATGCTCAGCATCAAGACAGGGATGATGTAGACCATAAGGGTTATCCAAGTGACATAGGCTTTAGGTCCCCAGGGCTGGATGAAATCTGCCCAACAGTCATAAACTCCGTTCCCCACATCCCTCAGAGAAAATATGTGGATCTGAGGGATGCTgaccagcaggcagagcagccaggtgaggAGGACAGAGACCCGGTCTGCTCTCCTGTGCAGAGACCTCAGCGGCTGACAGATGGCCAAGCACCGGTCCAGGGACATCAGCAAGAGCATGTAAGTAGAAGCAAACATCCCCACTACCTGCAAGTACTTAATCAACCGGCAAAGGAAATCTGGCCCATAAAACCTGAAGGTGATGTCCCAGATGAGCTGGGGCAGCACCTGGAAGATGGCCACGACCAGGTCAGCGATGCTCAAGTGCTTCATGAAGAAGTACATGCGGGAGTGCTTCTGCCGGGTGGTATGGATGGCCAACAGCACGCACAGGTTGCCGGTCAGGGCGAGGAACAGGATGAGGCAGAGGACCGTCACCTCCACCTTAGCCATCTCCTCGTTCCTCTTCAGGGGGTCCGTGGTGGTGTTCCTCCCGGAGGTCTGGTTCTCCAGGCGGAGGCTGCCGTTCCCCAGAGAGCTGTTGATCGTCCATACGCCGCTCCCCGCAAAATACAACTTCTCCATGACCGGCTCCGTCCCACATAGAGCCTGGTGGCAGAGAAGGTGGGTGGCAGATCCTCCACGAAGGCGTCCCCGTTCTCGCTGGCCGTGTCCCCGCCGCGGCTCTCACCTCCGCAGGCTGCGCCGCTCCGTCTCTGCCTCCCTCCGCGGAGCAGCCTGGCCCTCCCCGTCCGcgtccccggggccggcgggctcCGGCggctcctccctgtcccctccccgggcacccGACGTTTCCGCAGGCTCCTGCCCCCAGACAAAACCGAAGCGCAGGAGGCGGGTCAGGGGAAAGGGCCGGCAGAGACGCCGTGTCCCCGTCCCAGCCCTCCCGTGCTGCTGTTCCCCGCACCCAAACCCCGCTGCAGCATCACCTCCCCGTGCCCGTACAGCCGGGGGGAGCGGCCAgctcacacccccccccgcctgagcagccccgctcccacccGCCACGGCCCGGGCAGCTCCCCGGGGAGCGCCGGGGTCCCGCTCCCACCTCCGGCCCTTCCGGGGGCAGCCCTTGCttcccctgccccgctgccggcagcggccccggcggggcggtgcggggccggaCCCGGGCGGGAAGAGAGCCGCGGGCTGGATCCTGACCCCCCGGGCGGTGCGGGGGTCCGGGACGGACCCTGCCCGCCGGCGGGCGGCTGCGCTGGGAGCGGCGGCCGCGAGAGGGAGCGGCAGAGCGGAGGCTGCCGGCCGGTCCCACGGTGATGGGCGGCGGCTGGCGGCACCGGTGCGAGCGGGGGCTGCAAAACCCCGCCGGCGACCAGCGTTCCCTCGCCCAAAGCCCCCCGCGACCCATCCCGTCCCGCGCCGGGCAGACCCCTGCGTGGGCGTGAGACGCGGAGGGTGGGAGAGCACCCAGGCCGGGCTCACCGCTTCTGAAGGCCGGCCCCGGCCCTCGGGGGCCCGTAGCCTCCCGGACGGGCAGAGCAGGGAAGACGCGGGGCGGCGAGGCAGGTGGGGGTTCGCCGGTGTAGCGCTCGGGCACGGCACCGAGACCCCGGCGAGGAGCTCGGCCGCCCGCGGCAGCCGGCTCGATGCTCTCGTTGTCTGACAGACGCTGCGAGGGGGTGTCGGACGGCAGCGAGGAGCGCTGTTCGGGGCTCAGGGCTCCGCTGACCAGCCCCAGGTGGGTGCCCAGAGCGGGGGCTCCAagagcccccagcagctggagctgccggTCATGAGCAAAACCCCACGGCATCTGCGAGCACAGCTGCCTTCAGGGGAGGCTCGCCCTTCTGTTACCTGGCAGTTAAAACAAtcacaagaactttttttttttctttcaggaggaTTATTTTAGAGTATTATTAAACTTCATTTCTATAATAAACCAAATttctataaaagaaaagaaaggtggctATTTGACATCATTTTTGTCCTGGTTTGTGGTACCACAACAGTTTGCCATCAGTGCCACTAGCTCAGCAGCACGTTCCACTGGTTTTCCAGAGACTGGGGCTCCCTAGGAGGGAAGCAGGGACCTAGGAGCACGGGCAGGAGCGTTCAGGAGAGCATCTAACCACCTCAGCTCCCCATCCCCGAGCTCAGTGGCAGCAGCCACCGAGTCACTCCCAGGCCTTGTAACCAAAAGGGTGGCTTCAACGGGAATCACCTGGCCTGGCCGCTGCAGCCCCTGAACTTCAAGCACAAGCCAGCAGGGCTGGTGCTCGTCCGCCTCTGCTGCCTTCCCCTGAAAGCCACATCTCAAACTCTACTTAGCCTAGCCTTAGGCCTTGAATAAACAtctctgcagttatttttaaagatttttgggAACCTTTAGCTCCATGCAAGATGtagaaatattaaatactttGGCAAGTTCTTCCCTCCAGGGTTCACGTTCTTCCTCCTTCAGGCAATAAAACGGCTGTGGGAATTGCTGAGGATAACAACTCACCATgtgcagcactttttttttcattgttctgcCTTTTTCGGGAGAGTTCTGTAGGAGGAACTGACCgtgggtgaaatcctggctccagTGGGGTCAAAGGGAGGTTTGTCCTCGTCTTCTGCACGGATCCTCTAGCAGCTTGCAGGGCACCCAGACATGGTGAATCTGCTTTGGGACCCAGCTGGGACGGCAGCACTA
This genomic window contains:
- the OXTR gene encoding oxytocin receptor, whose product is MEKLYFAGSGVWTINSSLGNGSLRLENQTSGRNTTTDPLKRNEEMAKVEVTVLCLILFLALTGNLCVLLAIHTTRQKHSRMYFFMKHLSIADLVVAIFQVLPQLIWDITFRFYGPDFLCRLIKYLQVVGMFASTYMLLLMSLDRCLAICQPLRSLHRRADRVSVLLTWLLCLLVSIPQIHIFSLRDVGNGVYDCWADFIQPWGPKAYVTWITLMVYIIPVLMLSICYGLISFKIWQNVKLKTAHGPNVGLSSSSCSRTTFARVSSTRLISKAKIRTVKMTFIIVLAFIVCWTPFFFVQMWSVWDTNAPQEASPFIIAMLLASLNSCCNPWIYMLYTGHLFHDLMRRFLCCSTRYLKSRPACDLSVSKKSNSSSFVLSCKSTSQRSFTHPSMT